Within bacterium, the genomic segment TGGATCACAGTCAGGTTCGAGAATACGGCCAGCAGCCACACGACCCAGTAGAGCGTGGTGTGGCCAAGGATTCCGGCGAAGCCCAGGTAGACCACGCGCTCCGGACGCTGGAACAGGCCGACGCTGCACTTGATGTGCAGTGCCTCGGCCTTGGAGCGCGCATAGCTCACCATCAGCGCGCCGATGATCGAGAGGATCACCACCCAGACCATCTCCGTCCGGCCCTTGACCATGTACATGTGCATGATGCCCAGGTAGATGACAGCGTCGGAAAAACGGTCCATGGTCGAGTCGAAAAACGAGCCGAACTTGCTGGCCAGCCCGGTGGCACGCGCCACCTTGCCGTCCACGATGTCGAACGTCCCGCTGAACAGCAGGATCGCACCGGCCAGTTGCACATGATCCAGGGCGAAAGCCACCGCCGCGGCTATCGTGACACCGAAGCCGATGGAGGTGAGCAGGTTCGGCTCTATCCGGTGTCGGATACAGAAACGGATCAATGGGCTGATCAGATCGATATACCAGTATTTGATCAACTTGGGCAGGAACTTCATCCTGAGCCTGTTCCTTATTTCAGGGCATCCAGCTTTTTCTGGAGGACCGACTGGCTGACCGCGCCGATGGAAATGTCGGACGGTTTCCCGTCCTTGAAAAATATGACCGTGGGTATGCTGCGGATCTGGAACGCCTGCGCGGTGCGAGGGTTTTCATCCACATCCATCTTGAAAACCGCCACCTGGCCCGCGTTGGCCTCGGCAAAAGCCTCCAGCGCGGGAGCCATGTGCAGGCAGGGGCCGCACCAGGGGGCCCAGAAATCGACCACCGTCACGCCCTGCGACTGCAGTACCGACTGCTCGAACTGGCTGTCCGATATATTCTGCGGCTTATTCAGCGCCATCTGATCCACCTTTCTTTTCAGTTCCGGTTCCGGAACGGTTCCTGCCGCCACCGGCCGGCCGCGCACATACAGCCGCCGGTCACCGCTCTCATCGCGGTCAGGTTCTATTATAACATACTGGGCATTGAAAATCAATTCAAACCGGAACCTTGAGAATCGGGCCTTACAAGCCTTGTAGTCCTTGACCTTATTGACAAAGCCTCTGCCGGGGTGTTATGCTTAAATTAGTGAAACCGCCACACTCCCCTGCCATAATTATGATATTCAAATTATCATAAACGGAGTGTTTTCCTTTTTAACTCGAAACAGTCCTCGACCGGATATGAAAATCAGAATGCAGCAGAGCGCCCCCCGTCTGGGCGATCTGGATAACAATTTCGAGCAGACCCGTAGCGCGATCGAGCAGGCGCTGGCCGATGGCGTCGAGCTGATCGTGTTCCCTGAGCTGTCGCTGACCGGCTACCTGCTCAAAGATATGGTGGCCCAGGTGGCGATGACCGCAGAGGACACGCGCCTGGCCGAGCTGGCCGAATTCAGCCGCCGGGGCATCTCGATCCTGGTCGGGCTGGTGGAGCACAGCC encodes:
- a CDS encoding CDP-alcohol phosphatidyltransferase family protein; the encoded protein is MKFLPKLIKYWYIDLISPLIRFCIRHRIEPNLLTSIGFGVTIAAAVAFALDHVQLAGAILLFSGTFDIVDGKVARATGLASKFGSFFDSTMDRFSDAVIYLGIMHMYMVKGRTEMVWVVILSIIGALMVSYARSKAEALHIKCSVGLFQRPERVVYLGFAGILGHTTLYWVVWLLAVFSNLTVIQRMFHVYSVAHGVPLDTDDD
- the trxA gene encoding thioredoxin, with the translated sequence MALNKPQNISDSQFEQSVLQSQGVTVVDFWAPWCGPCLHMAPALEAFAEANAGQVAVFKMDVDENPRTAQAFQIRSIPTVIFFKDGKPSDISIGAVSQSVLQKKLDALK